A window of Motilibacter peucedani genomic DNA:
GGTTCTTCGACAGCTCCACCCCAGCTCCGGGGGCCTTCCCTGATCAAGTACCGCTAGAGGCGTGTCGCCCTGCACCAACCTGTCCGGTCAGTACAGCTAGCGCCGCACCCCGACGACGTCGCGCACCCGGTGGCCCTTCGCGAGGCCCTGGCGCTCGAAGCGGGTGACCGGCCGGTGGGCCGGCCGCGGCGTCCAGCCCTCGACCGCGAAGCGCTCGTCCGCGCCGACGACCTCGAGCACCTGCTCGGCGTAGGGCTCCCAGTCGGTCGCCACGTGCAGCCGCCCGCCGGCGGCCAGCCGCTCGGCCGCGAGGGCCACGAAGCCGGCGTCGACCAGGCGGCGCTTGTGGTGGCGCGCCTTCGGCCACGGGTCGGGGAAGAAGACGCGCAGCTCGTCGAGCGACGCGGGCGGCAGCGCGCGCAGGAGGTCGACGCCGTCGCCGGTCGCGACGCGTACGTTGCCGAGCCCCCGCCGCCCGACCTCGGCGAGCAGCGCCCCGACGCCCGGCGTGTGCACGTCGACGGCGAGGACGTCGCGCCCCGGGTCCGCGGCGGCCATCGCGGCGGTCGTCTCACCCATGCCGAAGCCGACCTCGAGCACGAGCGGCGCCGTGCGGCCGAAGAGCTCGGCCGGCTCCGGCAGCGCACCGGGCGCCCACTCGACGCCGTAGCGGTGCCACAGCGTGTCGAGCGCGCGCTGCTGGCCAGGCGTCACGCGGCCGCGGCGCAGCTTGAAGGAGCGGATGCGCGCGTCGGCCTCGGTCTGCACCCGCAGAACCGTAGGCGATCGCCGGTCTGCAGGCTGGTACGGTCGCCGCCGCGGCGCCCTGCCCTCGGCGGCGCCCCTCGACCACCAGTAGGAGACGTGACGCAACCCCTGCGCCGGTGCATCTGCCCCGGGTCGTTCGACCCGGTCACCAACGGCCACCTCGACGTCGTCGGCCGGGCGTCCCGGCTCTACGACCTCGTGACCGTCGGGGTGCTCGTCAACGCCAGCAAGAAGGGGCTCTTCGCCCTCGACGAGCGCATCGCGATGCTGCGCGAGGTGACCGCGCCGCTCGGCAACGTCGAGGTCGTGTCCTTCCAGGGCCTGCTCGTCGACTTCTGCCGCGAGCAGGGCATCCCGGTGGTCGTCAAGGGCCTGCGTGCCGTCAGCGACTTCGACTACGAGCTGCAGATGGCCCAGATGAACCACCGGCTCACCGGGCTCGAGACCGTCTTCGTGGCCACCAACCCCGAGTACTCCTACCTCTCCTCGAGCCTGATCAAGGAGGTCGCCGCCTACGGTGGTGACGTCTCCGGGCTCGTGC
This region includes:
- the trmB gene encoding tRNA (guanosine(46)-N7)-methyltransferase TrmB, with the translated sequence MQTEADARIRSFKLRRGRVTPGQQRALDTLWHRYGVEWAPGALPEPAELFGRTAPLVLEVGFGMGETTAAMAAADPGRDVLAVDVHTPGVGALLAEVGRRGLGNVRVATGDGVDLLRALPPASLDELRVFFPDPWPKARHHKRRLVDAGFVALAAERLAAGGRLHVATDWEPYAEQVLEVVGADERFAVEGWTPRPAHRPVTRFERQGLAKGHRVRDVVGVRR
- the coaD gene encoding pantetheine-phosphate adenylyltransferase, with translation MRRCICPGSFDPVTNGHLDVVGRASRLYDLVTVGVLVNASKKGLFALDERIAMLREVTAPLGNVEVVSFQGLLVDFCREQGIPVVVKGLRAVSDFDYELQMAQMNHRLTGLETVFVATNPEYSYLSSSLIKEVAAYGGDVSGLVPELVLERLRERMPPRASATDPRAAE